The Hymenobacter sp. DG01 genome has a segment encoding these proteins:
- a CDS encoding TIGR04282 family arsenosugar biosynthesis glycosyltransferase — MTHSQPQARPEPDRHLLIFARRPELGRVKTRLAADLGDEAALAVYRQLLAHTRAAAAPLAAHKIVWLAEAGTAAASLPDEWIGYEQQPQPPGDLGQKMQAAFAQSFACGARAVVIIGTDCPGLTTAHLSDAFRALETHDVVVGPATDGGYYLLGMKQLWPDLFERKAWSTATVRTATLADVERLQLSLHLLPELRDVDTAADLHTWEAAAR; from the coding sequence ATGACCCACTCCCAACCCCAGGCCCGCCCGGAGCCAGATCGGCACCTGCTTATTTTCGCCCGGCGGCCGGAGCTCGGACGCGTGAAAACCCGCCTGGCCGCCGACCTCGGCGACGAGGCCGCCTTGGCGGTGTATCGCCAGCTGCTGGCCCACACGCGGGCCGCGGCTGCTCCACTGGCTGCGCACAAAATTGTGTGGCTGGCTGAGGCCGGCACCGCTGCCGCCAGTCTGCCCGACGAGTGGATCGGCTACGAGCAGCAACCCCAGCCCCCCGGCGACCTGGGTCAGAAAATGCAGGCCGCTTTTGCCCAAAGTTTTGCCTGCGGGGCCCGGGCCGTGGTAATTATCGGTACTGATTGCCCGGGTCTGACCACGGCCCACTTGTCGGACGCTTTCCGGGCCCTGGAAACGCACGATGTGGTAGTGGGCCCCGCCACCGATGGGGGCTACTACCTGCTGGGAATGAAGCAGCTCTGGCCCGATTTATTTGAGCGCAAAGCCTGGAGTACCGCCACCGTGCGGACGGCTACCCTAGCCGATGTGGAGCGGCTGCAACTGAGCCTGCACCTGCTACCCGAGTTGCGCGACGTGGATACGGCCGCCGATCTGCACACCTGGGAAGCTGCGGCCAGGTAA
- the arsS gene encoding arsenosugar biosynthesis radical SAM (seleno)protein ArsS (Some members of this family are selenoproteins.), with translation MKSLQARQAPLADTAYQLTVLTQAEAVGAQLPAFAHRLRESGLLPLQPTKLGVMQINVGKMCNQVCKHCHVDAGPDRTEIMTRETMQLCLQALAQTDIPVVDLTGGAPEMNPDFRWLVEQISALGRQTIVRCNLTIIVANPKYHDLPEFFARHQVRVVSSLPHFSAGRTDAQRGDGVFGRSIRALQLLNAAGYGVEGSGLTLDLVYNPAGAFMPGSQVGLEREFKQRLGREHGIVFNNLLTITNLPVSRFLEYLLESGNYESYMQKLVAAYNPVAAANVMCRSTLSIGWDGQLYDCDFNQMLELPVASSVRHIRDFHEATLAGRAIVVNQHCYGCTAGAGSSCGGATT, from the coding sequence ATCAAGTCACTTCAGGCCCGGCAGGCCCCACTAGCCGATACCGCTTACCAGCTTACCGTTCTGACCCAGGCGGAGGCCGTGGGGGCCCAGCTGCCCGCGTTTGCGCACCGCCTGCGGGAAAGCGGCCTGCTGCCCCTGCAGCCCACCAAGCTGGGTGTGATGCAGATAAATGTAGGCAAGATGTGCAACCAGGTCTGCAAGCATTGCCACGTAGATGCCGGCCCCGACCGCACCGAAATCATGACCCGGGAAACCATGCAGCTCTGTCTGCAGGCCCTGGCCCAGACCGATATTCCGGTGGTGGACCTCACGGGCGGGGCGCCGGAAATGAATCCGGATTTCCGGTGGCTGGTAGAACAGATTTCGGCTCTGGGCCGCCAGACCATCGTGCGCTGCAACCTCACCATTATCGTGGCTAACCCCAAATACCACGATCTGCCCGAGTTCTTTGCCCGGCATCAGGTGCGGGTGGTGTCGTCGTTGCCGCACTTCTCGGCGGGCCGCACCGATGCCCAGCGCGGCGACGGTGTTTTTGGGCGCTCCATCCGGGCCCTGCAGCTGCTGAACGCGGCGGGCTACGGCGTGGAAGGCTCCGGCCTTACCCTGGATCTGGTGTACAACCCGGCGGGGGCCTTCATGCCCGGCAGCCAGGTAGGGCTGGAGCGGGAGTTCAAGCAGCGGCTGGGGCGGGAGCACGGCATCGTGTTCAACAACCTGCTTACCATTACTAATCTGCCGGTTAGCCGCTTTCTGGAGTACTTGCTGGAAAGCGGCAACTACGAAAGCTACATGCAGAAGCTGGTAGCGGCCTACAATCCTGTGGCGGCGGCCAATGTAATGTGCCGCTCCACTCTCAGCATCGGCTGGGACGGCCAGCTCTACGACTGCGACTTCAACCAGATGCTTGAACTGCCGGTAGCCAGCTCCGTGCGTCACATCCGCGACTTTCACGAGGCCACCCTGGCTGGGCGCGCCATTGTGGTCAATCAGCACTGCTACGGCTGCACCGCCGGGGCAGGCTCCAGCTGCGGCGGGGCCACTACCTAG
- a CDS encoding arsenosugar biosynthesis-associated peroxidase-like protein: MSTYYNPADLAKFGNITEWQSEMGNKFFAYYAEVFKEGALTEREKALIALAVAHAVQCPYCIDAYTTDSLQKGADEAQMMEAVHVAAAIKGGAALVHGVQMMNKAKELSM; this comes from the coding sequence ATGAGCACCTACTACAACCCCGCCGACCTGGCTAAATTTGGTAACATCACGGAGTGGCAGTCTGAAATGGGCAACAAGTTTTTTGCCTACTACGCCGAGGTATTCAAGGAAGGCGCCCTGACGGAGCGGGAAAAGGCCCTGATTGCCTTGGCCGTGGCCCACGCCGTGCAATGTCCTTACTGCATTGATGCCTACACCACCGACTCGCTCCAGAAAGGCGCCGACGAAGCTCAGATGATGGAAGCCGTGCACGTAGCCGCCGCCATTAAGGGAGGCGCCGCCCTGGTGCACGGCGTGCAGATGATGAATAAGGCCAAGGAGCTCAGTATGTAA
- a CDS encoding heme NO-binding domain-containing protein has translation MHGTIFTLLKRYVQTQYDHSTWIQLLENSGLAATDFDHKHVYPDEHMYRLVGEAAQMTGIPAHELHEKLGEYLVPDLMYMYKKLLQPEWTTLDMLEHTENTMHRQVRSEHTENAPPVLNVTRIGPDELYIDYVSKRRMGALAVGIVRGVAAYYDEAEVIQIEPTTSENGEEVRIRVRRMR, from the coding sequence GTGCACGGAACCATTTTTACGCTTCTTAAGCGCTACGTTCAGACCCAGTATGACCACAGCACCTGGATTCAGCTGTTGGAAAACTCCGGGCTGGCAGCTACTGATTTCGACCACAAGCATGTGTACCCCGATGAGCACATGTACCGGCTGGTAGGCGAGGCCGCGCAGATGACCGGTATTCCGGCCCATGAGCTGCACGAAAAACTGGGCGAATACCTGGTGCCTGACCTGATGTATATGTATAAGAAACTGTTGCAGCCCGAGTGGACTACCCTGGATATGCTGGAGCATACGGAGAACACCATGCACCGGCAGGTGCGCAGTGAGCACACCGAAAACGCGCCCCCGGTTCTGAACGTGACCCGCATTGGCCCCGATGAGTTGTATATTGATTACGTTTCGAAGCGGCGCATGGGCGCGCTGGCGGTGGGTATCGTGCGCGGGGTAGCCGCATACTACGACGAGGCTGAAGTAATTCAGATAGAGCCCACCACCAGCGAAAACGGCGAGGAAGTCCGGATTCGGGTGCGCCGGATGCGCTAA
- a CDS encoding anti-sigma factor domain-containing protein, which produces MNIQEYIESGILEEYALGVLSEVERAEVERIAREHPEVDRELKNAIQALDAYAEAHAVTPPPAMRERVLRGWQQAIRETSPAAAVTANGTGPVAPSMVASSAEAAGATPTTAPEAVVRQMPAPESNSGRTRWLIAASVALLMLSALGNFMLYNRLKETEANLEVAQTEQSRYAATQKAALNERDQQLRVLRNEAFRAVELKGTPKSPDALARVYYNPQTKAVYVDVRNLPAPPAGKQYQLWALDNGKPVDAGVLASATAAGDSIQQMKDIASAQAFAMTVEDEGGVASPTLSTMTVIGNL; this is translated from the coding sequence GTGAATATTCAGGAGTATATCGAATCAGGTATCCTGGAGGAGTATGCACTGGGCGTACTCTCCGAGGTCGAGCGCGCCGAAGTGGAGCGCATCGCACGGGAACACCCGGAAGTTGACCGGGAGTTGAAGAATGCTATACAGGCCCTGGATGCCTACGCCGAAGCCCACGCCGTGACGCCGCCCCCCGCCATGCGCGAGCGGGTGCTGCGAGGCTGGCAGCAAGCCATCCGGGAAACCAGCCCGGCCGCCGCGGTAACCGCTAACGGCACGGGCCCGGTGGCCCCCTCCATGGTGGCTTCCTCGGCGGAAGCGGCTGGGGCTACCCCCACCACCGCCCCCGAAGCCGTGGTGCGGCAGATGCCCGCTCCGGAAAGCAACAGCGGCCGCACCCGGTGGCTGATTGCCGCTTCCGTGGCCCTGCTCATGCTCAGCGCCCTGGGCAACTTTATGCTCTATAACCGGCTGAAGGAAACCGAAGCCAACCTGGAAGTAGCCCAAACGGAGCAGTCGCGCTACGCGGCTACCCAGAAAGCGGCCCTTAACGAGCGGGACCAGCAGCTGCGGGTACTGCGCAACGAGGCCTTCCGGGCCGTGGAGCTGAAGGGTACGCCCAAGTCGCCGGATGCCCTGGCCCGCGTGTACTACAACCCGCAGACCAAGGCCGTGTACGTGGATGTCCGGAACCTGCCCGCGCCGCCGGCCGGCAAGCAGTACCAGCTTTGGGCCCTCGACAACGGTAAGCCCGTGGATGCCGGCGTACTGGCCTCCGCTACCGCCGCCGGCGACAGCATCCAGCAGATGAAGGATATTGCCAGCGCCCAGGCCTTTGCCATGACGGTAGAGGACGAAGGCGGGGTAGCCTCACCCACGCTGAGCACCATGACGGTCATCGGCAACCTCTAA
- a CDS encoding RNA polymerase sigma factor has product MSVPTPESAALETEVLLVQRLRDRDEGAMTIFYDKYSAALYGVILRIVKKEEIAEDVLQEAMVKIWHSFPSYDADKGRLFTWVMNVCRNLAIDKIRSRQYRVGSRTQPIEESAALRQAAEPAFRPEHIGLQEMTRQLNPEQRQIVDLLYFGGFTQSEVAEELNLPLGTVKTRARAAIKVLSKLIR; this is encoded by the coding sequence GTGTCTGTTCCAACTCCAGAGTCAGCCGCCCTCGAAACTGAAGTTCTGCTCGTGCAACGCCTGCGCGACCGGGACGAAGGGGCCATGACCATCTTCTATGACAAATACTCCGCGGCGCTGTACGGGGTAATTCTGCGCATTGTAAAGAAAGAAGAAATTGCTGAGGACGTGCTGCAGGAGGCCATGGTCAAGATCTGGCACTCATTTCCGTCCTACGATGCCGATAAGGGCCGTTTGTTTACGTGGGTGATGAATGTGTGCCGAAATTTAGCCATCGACAAAATCCGGTCCCGGCAGTACCGCGTAGGTAGTCGTACGCAGCCCATCGAAGAAAGTGCAGCGCTGCGCCAGGCCGCCGAACCCGCGTTCCGGCCTGAGCACATTGGCCTGCAGGAAATGACGCGCCAGCTGAATCCGGAGCAGCGGCAAATCGTGGACCTGCTTTATTTCGGCGGATTTACGCAAAGCGAAGTGGCAGAAGAACTCAACCTTCCGCTCGGCACGGTAAAAACCCGCGCCCGGGCGGCCATCAAAGTACTTTCCAAATTGATTCGGTAA
- a CDS encoding NAD-dependent succinate-semialdehyde dehydrogenase: MAIESFNPYTGRVERRFRAFSWTKTERILGQAHRAFSEWRTTPFELRSRLMHRAADLLRERQDELARLMALEMGKPVVDGRAEVQKCALTCDYYAEHAEQFLADEEIKTEAQHSFISHEPIGVVLAVMPWNFPFWQVVRFAAPALMAGNVGLLKHASNVPQCALALEQIFHEAGFPPAIFRTLLIGSDLVGKLIEDDRVKAVTLTGSEPAGAQVAATAGREIKKTVLELGGSDAFIVLADADVELAAKTAAQARMINAGQSCIAAKRFIVEKGVAREFVAKMKAHLLAFQTGDPLDEATQYGPLARPDLADELTQQVEDSVKQGAKVELHGGQSKPGTALFRPTILTRVKPGQRAYEEEFFGPVAIILEARDADDAIRLANDSRFGLGGSIWTRDVQRGEQLARRVEAGAVFVNSMVKSSPEMPFGGVKKSGYGRELSHLGIREFVNQKSIWVAKETKPEAQKKVE; this comes from the coding sequence ATGGCTATTGAATCCTTTAACCCTTACACCGGCCGGGTGGAGCGCCGCTTCCGCGCCTTCAGCTGGACCAAGACTGAACGTATTCTGGGCCAGGCCCACCGGGCTTTCAGCGAGTGGCGCACTACCCCCTTCGAGCTGCGCAGCCGCCTGATGCACCGCGCCGCCGACTTGCTGCGTGAGCGGCAGGACGAGTTGGCCCGCCTGATGGCCCTTGAAATGGGCAAGCCTGTGGTGGATGGCCGCGCCGAAGTGCAAAAGTGCGCCCTCACCTGCGACTACTACGCCGAGCATGCCGAACAATTCCTGGCCGACGAGGAAATCAAGACCGAAGCACAACACAGCTTTATCTCGCACGAGCCCATTGGGGTAGTGCTGGCCGTGATGCCCTGGAACTTCCCGTTCTGGCAGGTGGTGCGCTTTGCCGCCCCGGCCCTGATGGCCGGCAATGTGGGTTTGCTCAAGCACGCTTCCAACGTGCCCCAGTGCGCCCTGGCCCTGGAGCAGATTTTCCACGAAGCTGGCTTTCCGCCTGCCATCTTCCGCACCCTGCTTATTGGCTCCGACCTGGTAGGCAAGCTGATTGAGGACGACCGGGTGAAGGCCGTAACACTAACCGGCTCGGAGCCGGCTGGGGCCCAGGTAGCCGCCACCGCCGGCCGCGAAATCAAAAAAACTGTGCTGGAGCTGGGCGGCTCCGATGCCTTTATTGTGCTGGCCGACGCCGATGTGGAGCTTGCCGCTAAAACCGCCGCCCAGGCCCGCATGATTAACGCCGGCCAAAGCTGCATTGCCGCCAAACGGTTCATCGTGGAGAAGGGGGTAGCCCGGGAGTTCGTGGCGAAGATGAAAGCGCACCTGCTGGCCTTCCAGACCGGCGACCCGCTGGATGAAGCCACCCAATACGGCCCCCTGGCCCGCCCCGATCTGGCCGACGAGCTGACCCAACAGGTAGAAGACTCCGTGAAGCAGGGTGCCAAAGTGGAGCTGCACGGCGGCCAAAGCAAGCCGGGCACCGCCCTGTTCCGCCCTACCATTCTCACGCGCGTGAAACCCGGCCAACGGGCTTACGAGGAAGAGTTTTTCGGGCCCGTGGCTATTATTCTGGAAGCCAGGGACGCCGACGATGCCATTCGCCTTGCCAACGACTCCCGTTTCGGGCTGGGCGGCTCCATCTGGACGCGGGATGTGCAGCGCGGCGAGCAGCTGGCGCGGCGCGTAGAGGCCGGGGCCGTGTTCGTGAACAGTATGGTGAAGTCGTCGCCGGAAATGCCGTTCGGGGGCGTCAAGAAATCGGGCTACGGCCGTGAGCTTTCCCACCTAGGCATCCGGGAGTTCGTCAACCAGAAATCCATTTGGGTGGCCAAAGAAACCAAGCCGGAAGCTCAGAAAAAGGTGGAGTAG
- a CDS encoding YafY family protein, with amino-acid sequence MNRFDRVTAILIQLQAKRTVSGPALAEQFGVSLRTIYRDLRTLEEAGVPLLGEPGIGYSLVEGYRLPPVMFTREEATALLTAEKLAARLTDAPTARLSGAAMDKLRAVLRRPDRDHLETLAPHIQVLGPREPAGSPEAYQRLVMAVATHRVVRLRYQSADTAAPSTRDVEPVSLYRSRVWHVVAYCRLRQTFRDFRLDRVQHLELLTEVFTPRPDALRQHWAAQAKQRPREKVVLRFQPAAMLPALAQHLQDTKYQYGWTQEQLLPDGSLEMTFFIGDLPYLATWLLPYAGAVTIAEPAALEEHLRELAQRVYSFFAGPKTC; translated from the coding sequence ATGAATCGATTTGACCGCGTAACAGCTATCCTGATTCAGTTGCAGGCCAAGCGCACGGTAAGCGGCCCCGCTTTGGCGGAGCAGTTTGGGGTGAGCTTGCGCACCATCTACCGCGACCTGCGCACCCTGGAAGAAGCCGGGGTGCCCCTGCTGGGCGAACCGGGAATAGGCTACTCTCTGGTAGAAGGCTACCGGCTGCCGCCCGTGATGTTTACCCGCGAAGAAGCCACGGCCCTGCTCACGGCCGAAAAGCTGGCGGCTCGCCTCACCGACGCGCCCACCGCCCGCCTCAGCGGCGCCGCTATGGACAAGCTGCGCGCCGTGCTGCGCCGCCCCGACCGTGACCATCTGGAAACCCTGGCCCCGCATATTCAGGTGCTCGGTCCCCGCGAACCGGCCGGCTCCCCCGAGGCCTATCAGCGGCTGGTAATGGCTGTGGCCACGCATCGGGTGGTGCGCCTGCGCTACCAGTCCGCCGATACCGCCGCCCCCTCCACCCGCGACGTTGAGCCCGTCAGCTTGTACCGAAGCCGGGTATGGCACGTAGTAGCCTACTGTCGGCTGCGCCAGACGTTCCGGGATTTTCGCCTGGACCGGGTTCAGCATCTGGAGCTACTAACGGAAGTGTTTACCCCGCGCCCCGACGCCCTGCGGCAGCACTGGGCTGCCCAGGCCAAGCAACGGCCCCGGGAGAAAGTCGTGCTGCGGTTTCAACCCGCGGCCATGCTGCCGGCCCTTGCCCAGCACCTACAGGATACCAAGTACCAATACGGCTGGACCCAGGAGCAACTATTGCCGGATGGCAGCCTGGAAATGACCTTCTTCATCGGCGACCTGCCCTACCTGGCTACCTGGCTGCTACCCTACGCGGGGGCCGTAACCATTGCAGAACCCGCGGCTTTAGAAGAGCACCTGCGTGAGCTGGCGCAACGGGTTTATTCTTTTTTTGCGGGCCCAAAAACATGCTGA
- a CDS encoding RidA family protein, which translates to MEKRTVDPWKWGEQTNSVQAVEIKQPAGTLYCSGQVAIDPEGRPSTADMHSQLQQVFQNLEQLIGEAGYECQGIVRLNVYTTSVAEFFTTCTDIYQAWIARHGIKQATTMVEVQGLFAGLTIELEAIVVK; encoded by the coding sequence ATGGAAAAGCGCACCGTTGACCCCTGGAAATGGGGAGAACAAACTAACTCCGTACAAGCCGTTGAAATCAAGCAGCCCGCCGGCACGCTCTACTGCTCCGGGCAGGTAGCCATTGACCCAGAGGGCCGCCCCAGCACCGCCGACATGCACAGCCAGCTGCAGCAGGTTTTCCAGAACCTGGAGCAACTCATCGGCGAAGCAGGGTATGAGTGTCAGGGCATTGTGCGGCTGAATGTGTACACCACGTCGGTAGCGGAGTTCTTCACTACCTGCACCGATATCTACCAGGCCTGGATTGCCCGGCACGGCATCAAGCAAGCCACCACTATGGTAGAGGTTCAGGGCCTCTTCGCGGGCCTGACTATCGAGCTGGAAGCTATTGTAGTAAAATAA
- a CDS encoding DUF2809 domain-containing protein — protein MNRNRLTYATLSLLTIALGLASRRYQAMLPTWVGAYVGDALWALLVFWLVGFSWPRWGRRRAAVVALGFAFLIEASQLYQAPWLNALRATTPGRLVLGQGFLWTDLLCYTLGVLAGVGLERLWQRAKAKTS, from the coding sequence GTGAACAGAAACCGCCTGACGTATGCCACTCTGAGCCTGCTTACTATAGCGTTGGGCCTGGCCTCCCGCCGGTACCAGGCCATGTTGCCCACCTGGGTGGGCGCTTACGTCGGCGACGCGCTCTGGGCTCTGCTCGTGTTCTGGCTGGTAGGGTTTAGCTGGCCCCGGTGGGGTAGGCGGCGGGCGGCGGTGGTAGCGCTAGGGTTTGCATTCCTTATTGAAGCGAGCCAACTGTACCAGGCGCCCTGGCTGAACGCCTTGCGTGCCACCACGCCCGGCCGCCTCGTGCTGGGGCAAGGCTTCCTATGGACCGACCTGCTGTGCTATACCTTGGGCGTACTGGCGGGGGTAGGGCTGGAGCGACTCTGGCAGCGCGCCAAAGCCAAGACTTCCTGA
- a CDS encoding oxygenase MpaB family protein, giving the protein MEYFVNQESVVRTIWGKADTVLFIFAGAAAEFAVNKAVDWLYFTGRLPADPLGRLFSTVEYARQIVFADRAGAERAIDTITAIHEAVEAKRGQRIPAWAYRDVLYMLIDYSIRSFELLERPLSELEKAEVFAVFCRVGQRMGIPELPTTYTAWLTDRAQHLTQNLAHSSFTTNLYQQYRKHLGPLRYGLLLQGQALVVPEPVHQLLHLGRRSWLKPVVPLYRYTQHLALSQWVKTSLLPAEYRAQIKALDVEPTLPTRRAA; this is encoded by the coding sequence ATGGAATACTTCGTAAATCAGGAATCGGTGGTCCGTACCATCTGGGGCAAGGCCGATACGGTGCTGTTCATTTTTGCCGGGGCCGCCGCCGAGTTTGCCGTGAACAAGGCCGTGGATTGGCTCTACTTCACGGGTCGCCTGCCCGCCGACCCGCTGGGCCGGCTGTTTTCTACCGTGGAGTATGCCCGGCAGATTGTATTTGCCGACCGCGCCGGGGCCGAGCGGGCCATTGACACCATCACGGCTATTCACGAAGCGGTGGAAGCCAAACGTGGGCAGCGCATCCCGGCCTGGGCCTACCGCGACGTGCTCTACATGCTTATCGACTACTCCATTCGTTCTTTTGAGCTGCTGGAGCGCCCGCTTTCGGAGCTGGAGAAGGCGGAAGTGTTTGCCGTGTTTTGCCGGGTAGGCCAGCGCATGGGCATTCCGGAGTTGCCGACCACCTACACCGCCTGGCTTACCGACCGGGCCCAGCACCTGACCCAAAACCTGGCGCATAGCTCCTTCACTACTAACCTCTACCAGCAGTACCGCAAGCATCTGGGGCCGCTGCGCTACGGGCTGCTCCTGCAGGGGCAGGCGCTGGTAGTGCCCGAGCCGGTGCACCAGCTGCTGCACCTGGGCCGGCGCTCCTGGCTGAAGCCGGTGGTACCCCTCTACCGCTATACCCAGCACCTGGCCCTGAGCCAGTGGGTGAAAACAAGCCTGCTCCCCGCCGAATACCGGGCCCAGATTAAGGCCCTGGACGTGGAGCCTACCCTGCCGACGCGGCGGGCCGCCTAA